In Clostridium sporogenes, one genomic interval encodes:
- a CDS encoding L,D-transpeptidase family protein, whose amino-acid sequence MYDLSGNAIKSEYVKLGKKASHGCIRLPYYDAKWLQDKIPKGTLVNIDKI is encoded by the coding sequence ATATATGATTTATCAGGTAATGCTATAAAATCAGAGTATGTTAAATTAGGGAAAAAAGCCTCGCATGGATGCATAAGATTACCGTACTATGATGCTAAATGGCTTCAAGATAAAATACCTAAAGGAACATTAGTAAATATAGATAAAATTTAA
- a CDS encoding sigma factor G inhibitor Gin codes for MKKQYCIICGKPLNSGIIINRKGICDVCEERMVNSDMNTDFYEFYKKCIRKNLVQTFIKDEEMRWENYRF; via the coding sequence ATGAAAAAACAATATTGTATTATATGTGGTAAGCCTCTAAATAGTGGTATAATTATAAACAGAAAAGGAATATGTGATGTTTGCGAAGAAAGAATGGTAAATAGTGATATGAATACAGATTTTTATGAGTTTTATAAAAAATGTATAAGAAAAAATTTAGTGCAAACTTTTATAAAGGATGAGGAAATGAGATGGGAGAATTACCGATTTTAA